The following proteins are co-located in the Nocardioides piscis genome:
- a CDS encoding MarR family winged helix-turn-helix transcriptional regulator, protein MSLPTPLLMFIVQRHAEQRIWAHLAENGFEMTPAQGRLAARVDEGGSRLTTLAEAAGVTKQTAGFLVDQLERAGYVERVPDPTDGRARLVRIASRGRAAQACAREMEQRIEAEFAEHLGPRRTRELRRALEALREVTDPYL, encoded by the coding sequence ATGTCGTTGCCCACGCCGCTGCTGATGTTCATCGTGCAGCGCCACGCCGAGCAGCGCATCTGGGCGCACCTGGCGGAGAACGGCTTCGAGATGACGCCCGCGCAGGGGCGACTGGCGGCTCGGGTGGACGAGGGCGGGAGCCGTCTCACGACGCTCGCCGAAGCGGCCGGCGTCACCAAGCAGACGGCGGGGTTCCTGGTCGACCAGCTGGAGCGCGCCGGCTATGTCGAGCGGGTGCCGGACCCCACCGACGGTCGGGCCAGGCTGGTCCGGATCGCCTCCCGGGGCCGTGCTGCGCAGGCCTGCGCGCGCGAGATGGAGCAACGGATCGAGGCAGAGTTCGCCGAGCACCTCGGTCCGCGCCGCACCCGGGAGCTGCGCCGGGCACTCGAGGCGTTGCGTGAGGTCACCGACCCCTACCTGTGA
- a CDS encoding maleylpyruvate isomerase family mycothiol-dependent enzyme, with protein sequence MDKPTTWRHIHEERRAMATTLAGLAPDQWEAPSLCAGWSVKDVAAHVIAHPQTGWAQLAPMLVRNLGRGYNTIMFREVKRLGTGATPASVLADFATYDTSLRKVPTTTVVDPLIDVLVHHQDVTRALGLHREMSPVAAAVAADRARTLAFLNGSREVVRSTRMVATDLDWVRGRGPTIEGPMQELLMVCMGRARVAQDLVGDGLELVST encoded by the coding sequence ATGGACAAGCCCACCACCTGGCGCCACATCCACGAGGAACGGCGCGCCATGGCCACGACCCTGGCCGGCCTGGCCCCGGACCAGTGGGAGGCTCCCTCGCTCTGCGCGGGATGGAGCGTCAAGGACGTCGCGGCCCACGTCATCGCCCACCCCCAGACCGGGTGGGCCCAGCTTGCGCCGATGCTGGTGCGCAACCTGGGCCGGGGCTACAACACGATCATGTTCCGCGAGGTCAAGCGACTCGGCACAGGTGCCACCCCGGCCTCCGTCCTGGCCGACTTCGCCACCTACGACACGTCGCTGCGCAAGGTGCCCACGACCACGGTCGTCGACCCCCTCATCGACGTCCTCGTCCACCACCAGGACGTGACGCGTGCGCTCGGCCTGCACCGCGAGATGTCTCCGGTGGCCGCCGCGGTCGCGGCGGACCGCGCGCGGACCCTGGCGTTCCTCAACGGCTCACGCGAGGTCGTCCGGAGCACCCGGATGGTCGCCACCGACCTCGACTGGGTGAGGGGTCGCGGGCCGACGATCGAGGGCCCGATGCAGGAGCTGTTGATGGTGTGCATGGGGCGGGCGAGGGTCGCGCAGGACCTCGTGGGCGACGGCCTGGAGCTCGTGTCGACCTGA
- the pepN gene encoding aminopeptidase N, which translates to MSLQLSEARQRAALITDVETTVHLDLTRTEDFSVEATIRFGCTSPGANTFLELVGGTDVRLDGQPAPYADGRIPLHDLTAVNEVSVSARLPYVTDGDGMTVTTDPADGERYVCGFTAMDIAQRVIPCFDQPDLKSTFTVSVTAPPHWTVLANGLLAGRDGDTWRFEPTPRISSYLFFVAGGPWVSATWDEPYGDGTLPFGWHARASQEPELRRDFEELRRITSTCFQHYTSVFDEPYPFDDYQQVFTPGLNWGAMEFPGCVAFRDEILTQGTPTAVERQDTASVIAHEMAHMWFGDLVTMRWWEDSWLNESFADFMGYDVAGVAAGYADSWTDAALARKPTGYLADRRRSTHPIAEDAERLVDVDTAFANFDMITYAKGNAVLRQLGLWLGDDFLAGVNLHLTTHAFGNASLADFLDSLASCTDRDVRGWAEAWLRTTGHDTLVTTRDGTVPVLRREGSRPHRITVAAFDDAMHQVDEVVVDVGDEPIRLEQLAGRAVVPNAGDETFARLRLDEQSWAAVTEGLADVESPLTRALLWWSVIDLAMSHELDLTELAGLVDRHLRRERHPIVFEATMSLILRVVRSQAAPSELATLLDRVSNVARVVLDAEDPALEAAAARALASTTNDHEYLVRWLDLPDVDQEVRWRIVQRLASLGDGAFIDPEAERDRSVAGHHAALTARAAIPTPEAKAEAWDLLMGGTLGSHEFSAVASGFWGWEQAALTEPWVERYVTDGLDLGRRSGQAMGRVIGHAFPWLPLPDEARRALRSRLADALAATGDDAVPTVLARTWNDALDDLDRVLG; encoded by the coding sequence ATGTCGCTACAGCTGTCCGAGGCACGCCAGCGCGCCGCGCTGATCACCGACGTCGAGACCACGGTCCACCTCGACCTGACCCGCACCGAGGACTTCTCCGTGGAGGCCACCATCAGGTTCGGCTGCACGTCCCCGGGGGCCAACACCTTCCTCGAGCTGGTCGGCGGCACCGACGTGAGGCTGGACGGGCAGCCGGCGCCGTACGCCGACGGGCGCATCCCGCTCCACGACCTCACCGCCGTCAACGAGGTGAGCGTCAGCGCCCGGCTCCCCTACGTCACCGACGGCGACGGGATGACGGTCACGACCGACCCCGCCGACGGCGAGCGGTATGTGTGCGGATTCACCGCGATGGACATCGCCCAGCGCGTGATCCCCTGCTTCGACCAGCCGGACCTCAAGAGCACGTTCACGGTCTCGGTCACGGCTCCCCCGCACTGGACCGTGCTGGCCAACGGGCTCCTCGCCGGTCGTGACGGCGACACCTGGCGCTTCGAGCCCACCCCGCGCATCTCGTCCTACCTGTTCTTCGTCGCGGGCGGCCCGTGGGTCTCGGCCACGTGGGACGAGCCGTACGGCGACGGCACGCTCCCCTTCGGCTGGCACGCCCGCGCCTCGCAGGAGCCGGAGCTGCGGCGCGACTTCGAGGAGCTGCGCCGGATCACCAGCACCTGCTTCCAGCACTACACCTCGGTCTTCGACGAGCCCTATCCGTTCGACGACTACCAGCAGGTGTTCACCCCCGGCCTCAACTGGGGTGCGATGGAGTTCCCCGGGTGCGTCGCGTTCCGCGACGAGATCCTGACCCAGGGCACCCCGACCGCCGTGGAGCGCCAGGACACCGCGTCGGTGATCGCCCACGAGATGGCGCACATGTGGTTCGGCGACCTGGTGACAATGCGCTGGTGGGAGGACTCATGGCTCAACGAGTCGTTCGCCGACTTCATGGGATATGACGTGGCCGGGGTCGCTGCCGGGTATGCCGACTCCTGGACCGACGCGGCGCTGGCCCGCAAGCCCACCGGCTATCTCGCCGACCGCCGCCGCTCCACCCACCCCATCGCCGAGGACGCCGAGCGCCTCGTCGACGTCGACACCGCGTTCGCCAACTTCGACATGATCACCTATGCCAAGGGCAACGCTGTCCTGCGCCAGCTCGGGCTGTGGCTGGGCGACGACTTCCTGGCCGGCGTCAACCTGCACCTGACCACGCACGCCTTCGGCAACGCCTCCCTGGCGGACTTCCTCGACTCGCTCGCCTCGTGCACCGACCGCGACGTCCGCGGCTGGGCCGAGGCCTGGCTCCGCACGACCGGTCACGACACCCTCGTGACCACTCGCGACGGCACCGTGCCCGTCCTGCGCCGCGAGGGAAGCCGGCCCCACCGGATCACCGTCGCGGCGTTCGACGACGCGATGCACCAGGTGGACGAGGTCGTGGTCGACGTGGGCGACGAGCCGATCCGTCTCGAGCAGCTCGCCGGGAGGGCCGTGGTCCCCAACGCCGGCGACGAGACCTTCGCCCGCCTGCGGCTCGACGAGCAGTCGTGGGCCGCCGTGACCGAGGGGCTCGCCGACGTCGAGTCCCCGCTGACGCGCGCACTCCTGTGGTGGTCGGTCATCGACCTGGCGATGTCCCACGAGCTGGACCTGACCGAGCTCGCCGGGCTGGTCGACCGCCACCTGCGTCGCGAACGGCACCCCATCGTCTTCGAGGCGACGATGTCGCTGATCCTGAGGGTCGTGCGCAGCCAGGCCGCGCCCTCGGAGCTGGCGACCCTGCTCGACCGCGTCTCCAACGTCGCTCGCGTGGTGCTGGATGCCGAGGACCCGGCCCTCGAGGCCGCGGCCGCGCGAGCACTCGCGTCCACCACCAACGACCACGAATACCTCGTGCGTTGGCTCGACCTGCCAGACGTCGACCAGGAGGTCCGGTGGCGGATCGTGCAACGCCTGGCCTCGCTGGGCGACGGAGCCTTCATCGACCCCGAGGCGGAGCGCGACCGCTCGGTCGCCGGACACCACGCCGCGTTGACCGCGCGCGCCGCCATACCGACCCCGGAGGCCAAGGCCGAGGCGTGGGACCTGCTCATGGGCGGGACCCTCGGCAGTCACGAGTTCAGTGCCGTGGCCTCGGGATTCTGGGGCTGGGAGCAGGCCGCGCTCACGGAACCCTGGGTCGAGCGCTACGTCACCGACGGGCTCGACCTGGGGCGTCGCTCCGGGCAAGCCATGGGCAGGGTGATCGGGCACGCCTTCCCGTGGCTGCCGCTGCCCGACGAGGCGCGCCGGGCCTTGCGCTCCCGCCTGGCCGACGCGTTGGCCGCCACCGGCGACGACGCCGTCCCGACGGTGCTGGCCCGCACCTGGAACGACGCCCTCGACGACCTCGACCGGGTGCTCGGCTGA
- a CDS encoding 50S ribosomal protein L25/general stress protein Ctc: protein MSEAEKIATETRSEFGKGAARRIRRDNKIPAVIYGHGNDPVHVILPGHQTMMALKHGGANALLALDVEGTEQLALTKDVQVDPIRRVIEHIDFVAVRRGEKVTVDVPIHVVGDAAPDTLVVTENAVISVEAEATHIPEFFEVSVQGAKEGTQILAKELDLPKGTTLLADEDLLIVNVTQQISAEALEAELEEAEAEAGIEHDVSDAEIAEAQDEAAAIDAGDDAAAKGDSAE from the coding sequence ATGTCTGAAGCAGAGAAGATCGCCACCGAGACCCGGAGCGAGTTCGGCAAGGGCGCGGCCCGCCGCATCCGCCGCGACAACAAGATCCCCGCCGTCATCTATGGCCACGGCAACGACCCGGTCCACGTCATCCTGCCGGGCCACCAGACCATGATGGCGCTCAAGCACGGCGGCGCGAACGCCCTGCTCGCGCTCGACGTCGAGGGCACCGAGCAGCTCGCCCTGACCAAGGACGTGCAGGTCGACCCGATCCGCCGTGTCATCGAGCACATCGACTTCGTGGCCGTCCGTCGCGGCGAGAAGGTCACTGTCGACGTCCCGATCCACGTCGTCGGCGACGCCGCTCCCGACACGCTGGTCGTGACCGAGAACGCGGTCATCTCCGTCGAGGCCGAGGCCACCCACATCCCCGAGTTCTTCGAGGTGTCGGTGCAGGGCGCCAAGGAGGGCACGCAGATCCTGGCCAAGGAGCTCGACCTCCCGAAGGGCACCACGCTGCTCGCCGACGAGGACCTGCTCATCGTCAACGTGACCCAGCAGATCTCGGCCGAGGCGCTCGAGGCGGAGCTGGAGGAGGCCGAGGCCGAGGCCGGCATCGAGCACGACGTGTCCGACGCCGAGATCGCCGAGGCCCAGGACGAGGCCGCCGCGATCGACGCCGGCGACGACGCTGCTGCCAAGGGCGACTCCGCGGAGTGA